From Micromonospora sp. NBC_01699, a single genomic window includes:
- a CDS encoding S1 family peptidase, translated as MSRRLATPVAILLATMIATGSPTPAGAGTTTPDHTGTPTAGTTVDATDMLTALRRDLGLTPDQADARLATATAAARAERDLRATLGAEFAGSWLDGRGDRVVAVTTPAALDTARQSGTRVRLVPYAEATLVAAAARLDRAAGHAPGAVSGWYVDVVGNAVVVQTAPGGVAAATAFAGTAGVSPGIVRVVESAERPRTLADVRGGDPFLTAQSMRCSVGFTVRGGFLTAGHCGQAGDPAYAPNGQVMGVFASSSFPGNDYAWVRLNPGWTPRGEIRTGGSTAAPIRGSVEAPIGASVCRYGSTTGWRCGIVQARNQTLNFASGQVVSGLTRTTVCAEPGDSAGPFVSGDQAQGLLVAGTGNCTAGGSTFFQPVNEPLAALGLTLLTSP; from the coding sequence ATGTCGCGCAGACTTGCCACCCCGGTCGCGATCCTGCTGGCGACCATGATCGCCACCGGATCCCCCACCCCGGCCGGCGCCGGGACCACGACGCCGGATCACACCGGCACGCCCACCGCCGGCACGACCGTGGACGCCACGGACATGCTGACCGCGTTGCGGCGCGACCTCGGACTCACCCCCGACCAGGCCGACGCACGGCTGGCCACGGCGACCGCCGCCGCCCGCGCCGAACGCGACCTGCGCGCCACTCTCGGCGCCGAGTTCGCGGGTAGCTGGCTCGACGGGCGAGGCGACCGGGTGGTCGCGGTGACCACCCCGGCCGCGCTGGACACCGCCCGACAATCCGGTACGCGGGTGCGGCTGGTGCCGTACGCCGAGGCCACCCTCGTCGCGGCGGCGGCCCGACTCGACCGCGCGGCCGGTCACGCGCCCGGTGCGGTCTCGGGCTGGTACGTCGACGTCGTGGGCAACGCCGTCGTCGTGCAGACCGCACCGGGCGGGGTGGCCGCCGCCACGGCGTTCGCCGGCACAGCCGGGGTGTCGCCCGGGATCGTCCGGGTGGTCGAGAGCGCCGAACGCCCCCGGACCCTGGCCGACGTACGCGGCGGTGACCCGTTCCTGACCGCCCAGAGCATGCGCTGCTCGGTCGGCTTCACGGTCCGCGGCGGGTTCCTCACCGCCGGCCACTGCGGCCAGGCGGGAGATCCCGCGTACGCGCCGAACGGGCAGGTCATGGGGGTGTTCGCGAGTTCGTCGTTTCCGGGCAACGACTACGCCTGGGTACGCCTGAATCCGGGCTGGACACCGCGCGGCGAAATCCGGACCGGCGGGTCGACGGCGGCACCGATCCGGGGTTCGGTCGAGGCTCCGATCGGCGCCTCGGTCTGCCGGTACGGCTCCACCACGGGCTGGCGGTGCGGCATCGTCCAGGCGCGCAACCAGACCCTGAACTTCGCCTCGGGGCAGGTCGTCTCCGGCCTCACCCGGACCACCGTCTGTGCCGAGCCGGGTGACTCCGCCGGCCCGTTCGTCTCCGGTGACCAGGCGCAGGGCCTGCTCGTGGCCGGTACGGGCAACTGCACCGCCGGTGGCAGCACCTTCTTCCAGCCGGTGAACGAACCGCTCGCCGCGCTCGGCCTCACCCTGCTCACCTCCCCCTGA
- a CDS encoding magnesium transporter CorA family protein: MNVRSRLYRDGELIAQDFPATEVASRLNEIERSYAWLDLCRPTAAQIALLTEDFGMHPLAVEDAVQQAQRAKLDRYDSHLFLNTYMAQLTPDGGLNTAEVAAFINQRVLVTVRYDDRLNIDQLLVRWDENVEMAKYGIAFLLYGLVDALVDGHFEAVQQLDQALVELQNTMFRPHRESYAQLQERTFLARRNLVRLRQVALPMREVVNSMMRPTMHLVGAPMLPYFQDVYDHVLRVIEWTESLRDLNNAMLETNLMLQNNTMNQVVKKVTSWAAIIAVPTAITGFFGQNVAFPWEHTMTEFVVTTIVTIGIAVGLFAVFKRRGWI, encoded by the coding sequence ATGAACGTCCGCAGCCGGCTCTACCGCGACGGGGAGCTGATCGCGCAGGACTTCCCGGCGACCGAGGTCGCCAGTCGACTCAACGAGATCGAGAGGTCCTACGCCTGGCTCGACCTGTGCCGCCCGACGGCTGCGCAGATCGCGCTGCTGACCGAGGACTTCGGCATGCATCCGCTCGCCGTCGAGGACGCCGTCCAGCAGGCGCAGCGGGCCAAGCTGGACCGGTATGACTCGCACCTGTTCCTGAACACGTACATGGCGCAGCTGACTCCGGACGGCGGGCTGAACACCGCCGAGGTGGCCGCCTTCATCAACCAGCGGGTACTGGTCACCGTCCGGTACGACGATCGGCTCAACATCGACCAGTTGCTCGTCCGCTGGGACGAGAACGTCGAGATGGCCAAATACGGAATCGCGTTCCTGCTCTACGGCCTGGTGGACGCGCTGGTGGACGGGCACTTCGAGGCGGTGCAGCAACTCGACCAGGCGCTGGTGGAGTTGCAGAACACGATGTTCCGCCCGCACCGGGAGTCGTACGCGCAGTTGCAGGAGCGGACCTTCCTGGCCCGCCGCAACCTGGTCCGGCTGCGCCAGGTCGCGTTGCCGATGCGGGAGGTGGTCAACTCGATGATGCGCCCGACGATGCACCTGGTCGGCGCCCCGATGCTGCCCTACTTTCAGGACGTCTACGACCATGTGCTGCGGGTGATCGAGTGGACCGAGTCGCTGCGCGATCTGAACAACGCGATGCTCGAAACGAACCTGATGTTGCAGAACAACACGATGAACCAGGTCGTCAAGAAGGTGACGAGCTGGGCCGCGATCATCGCCGTACCGACCGCGATCACCGGGTTCTTCGGCCAGAATGTGGCGTTCCCGTGGGAGCACACGATGACCGAGTTCGTGGTGACGACGATCGTGACCATCGGCATCGCGGTCGGGCTGTTCGCCGTATTCAAACGCCGCGGGTGGATCTGA
- a CDS encoding TIGR04282 family arsenosugar biosynthesis glycosyltransferase, protein MSPARPVLLVLARAPVAGVVKTRLSPPASPAQAADIAAAGLLDTLDAVAATPAVTPVVALAGDLAEASRGEQIRRALSGWTVLDQHGSTFGDRLCNAHLDVAARFPGQPVLQIGMDTPHLHWTLLDAAARRLDGGAQALLGAALDGGWWALGLHDPTDARALRTVPTSRPDTGARTREALSDLGLLVEALPSMSDVDTMADAVTVAATVPGGRFAAAVFDLRDSWLVPVRKQP, encoded by the coding sequence GTGAGCCCGGCGCGACCGGTGCTGCTGGTGCTGGCCAGGGCGCCGGTCGCCGGGGTGGTGAAGACCCGGCTCTCGCCGCCGGCCAGTCCCGCGCAGGCGGCCGACATCGCCGCCGCGGGCCTGCTCGACACGCTCGACGCGGTGGCGGCCACCCCGGCGGTGACGCCGGTCGTCGCCCTGGCCGGCGACCTGGCCGAGGCCAGCCGGGGCGAGCAGATCCGGCGGGCACTGTCCGGTTGGACGGTGCTCGACCAGCACGGGTCGACGTTCGGCGACCGGCTGTGCAACGCCCACCTGGACGTCGCCGCCCGGTTTCCCGGCCAGCCGGTGTTGCAGATCGGGATGGACACCCCGCACCTGCACTGGACCCTGCTCGACGCCGCCGCCCGCCGGCTCGACGGCGGCGCGCAGGCGCTGCTCGGCGCCGCCCTGGACGGCGGCTGGTGGGCGCTCGGACTGCACGACCCGACCGACGCGCGGGCACTGCGTACGGTGCCGACCTCGCGTCCGGACACCGGGGCGCGTACGCGCGAGGCGCTGAGCGACCTGGGTCTGTTGGTCGAGGCGCTGCCGTCGATGTCGGACGTCGACACCATGGCCGACGCGGTCACGGTCGCCGCCACGGTGCCCGGTGGGCGGTTCGCCGCCGCCGTGTTCGACCTGCGCGACTCCTGGCTGGTGCCGGTCCGGAAGCAGCCGTGA
- the fdh gene encoding formate dehydrogenase, producing the protein MGVRTWIEGWPVYRQLTGIDPLGRGAAVQSSLSAALSPRTETADTVARSICPYCAVGCGQRVYVRDGKVTQIEGDPDSPISRGRLCPKGAASRSLVTSERRQHRVRYRRPYGTEWEDLDLDTAMDMIADRLLAARDATWEDVDDAGRPLHRTLGFASLGGATLDNEENYLIKKLFTAAGALQIENQARIUHSSTVPGLGISFGRGGATGFQQDLANSDCIIIQGSNMAECHPVGFQWVMAAKERGATVIHVDPRFTRTSAMADTYVPIRAGTDIAFLGGIIRYILDNELDFREYVLAYTNAATIVSDDYQDTEELDGLFSGYDPESNTYDPTSWQYRGQEQEQEGGNTAIERDTASGLRHESHGVPVGGATDRDETLRNPRCVYQILKRHYARYTPEMVERVCGIPREKFDRVARAWTANSGRERTSALVYSVGWTQHSVGVQYIRTGAIIQLLLGNVGRPGGGVIALRGHASIQGSTDIPTLFNLLPGYLPMPHHAQHPTFDEWIDSIQHPGQKGFWGSARAYGASLLKAYWGDAATPDNDFCYDHLPRMTGDHGTYQQALDMIDGRIKGYFLLGQNPAVGSAHGRAQRLGMANLDWLVVRDLFMVESATFWRNGPEVATGEMPPQECRTEVFFLPAASHVEKEGTFTQTQRLLQWREKAVEPDGDCRSELWFFYHLGRILRQKLAASTLPRDRALLDLAWNYPTSGPHHEPSAEAVLREISGYDITTGRPLASYTELKDDGSTACGCWIYSGVYADGVNQAARRRPWTEQTWVAPEWGWAWPANRRILYNRASADPQGQPWSERKAYIRWDADAGAWTGPDVPDFEKTKPPSYRPPEGAVGIAALAGDDPFIMQGDGKGWLYAPAGALDGPLPTHYEPGESPIRNPLYDQQANPVRKLYPRPDNPINPSPPDPHTGVYPYVFTVNRLTEHHTAGGMSRNVGYLSELQPEMFVEVSPELARERGLTHLGWAHLITSRAAIEARVLVTDRLTPLRVDGRTLHQVGLPYHWGGEGIVRGDSANDLVGIVLDPNVLIQESKVGTCDVRPGRRPHGRRLLALVAEYRGRAGLDNGRV; encoded by the coding sequence GTGGGCGTCCGAACCTGGATCGAGGGCTGGCCGGTCTACCGCCAGCTCACCGGCATCGACCCACTCGGCCGGGGCGCCGCGGTGCAGTCGTCGCTCTCCGCCGCGCTCAGTCCCAGGACCGAGACCGCCGACACGGTGGCCCGGTCGATCTGTCCCTACTGCGCCGTCGGCTGCGGGCAGCGGGTGTACGTCCGGGACGGGAAGGTCACCCAGATCGAGGGCGACCCGGACAGCCCGATCTCGCGCGGGCGGCTCTGCCCCAAGGGCGCGGCCAGCAGGAGCCTGGTCACCAGCGAGCGGCGCCAACACCGGGTGCGCTACCGGCGGCCGTACGGCACCGAGTGGGAGGACCTCGACCTCGACACCGCGATGGACATGATCGCCGATCGGCTCCTCGCCGCCCGCGACGCCACCTGGGAGGACGTCGACGACGCGGGGCGACCGCTGCACCGGACCCTCGGCTTCGCCAGCCTCGGTGGGGCGACCCTCGACAACGAGGAGAACTACCTGATCAAGAAGCTGTTCACCGCCGCCGGCGCGTTGCAGATCGAGAACCAGGCCCGGATTTGACACTCCTCCACCGTCCCCGGTCTGGGGATCAGCTTCGGGCGCGGCGGCGCCACCGGGTTCCAGCAGGACCTGGCCAACTCGGACTGCATCATCATCCAGGGCTCGAACATGGCCGAGTGTCACCCGGTCGGGTTCCAGTGGGTGATGGCGGCCAAGGAGCGCGGCGCCACCGTGATCCACGTTGACCCGAGGTTCACCCGGACCAGCGCCATGGCCGACACCTACGTGCCCATCCGCGCCGGCACCGACATCGCGTTCCTCGGCGGCATCATCCGGTACATCCTGGACAACGAACTCGACTTCCGGGAGTACGTGCTGGCGTACACCAACGCGGCCACCATCGTCAGCGACGACTACCAGGACACCGAGGAACTCGACGGCCTCTTCTCCGGCTACGACCCGGAGAGCAACACCTACGACCCGACGAGCTGGCAGTACCGGGGACAGGAGCAGGAACAGGAGGGCGGCAACACCGCCATCGAGCGGGACACCGCCAGCGGACTGCGGCACGAGTCGCACGGCGTACCGGTCGGCGGGGCGACCGACCGGGACGAGACGCTGCGCAACCCGCGCTGCGTCTACCAGATCCTCAAACGGCACTACGCCCGCTACACCCCGGAGATGGTCGAACGGGTCTGCGGCATCCCCCGGGAGAAGTTCGACCGGGTGGCGCGGGCGTGGACCGCGAACTCCGGTCGGGAACGCACCAGCGCGCTGGTCTACTCGGTCGGCTGGACCCAGCACAGCGTCGGCGTGCAGTACATCCGTACCGGGGCGATCATCCAACTGCTGCTCGGCAACGTCGGCCGACCCGGCGGCGGGGTGATCGCGCTGCGCGGGCACGCCAGCATCCAGGGCTCCACCGACATCCCCACCCTGTTCAACCTGCTGCCCGGTTACCTGCCGATGCCGCACCACGCCCAGCACCCCACCTTCGACGAGTGGATCGACAGCATCCAGCACCCCGGTCAGAAGGGGTTCTGGGGCAGCGCCCGCGCGTACGGGGCGAGCCTGCTCAAGGCGTACTGGGGGGACGCGGCCACCCCGGACAACGACTTCTGTTACGACCACCTGCCCCGGATGACCGGCGACCACGGCACCTACCAGCAGGCACTCGACATGATCGACGGCAGGATCAAGGGTTACTTCCTGCTCGGCCAGAACCCCGCCGTCGGCTCCGCGCACGGCCGGGCCCAGCGTCTCGGCATGGCGAACCTCGACTGGCTGGTGGTCCGGGACCTGTTCATGGTCGAGAGTGCGACCTTCTGGCGCAACGGCCCCGAGGTCGCCACCGGCGAGATGCCGCCGCAGGAGTGCCGGACCGAGGTCTTCTTCCTGCCGGCGGCGTCACACGTGGAGAAGGAGGGCACCTTCACCCAGACCCAGCGGCTGCTCCAGTGGCGGGAGAAGGCCGTCGAACCGGACGGCGACTGCCGCTCCGAGCTGTGGTTCTTCTACCACCTGGGGCGGATCCTGCGGCAGAAGCTGGCCGCCTCCACCCTGCCCCGCGACCGGGCCCTGCTCGACCTCGCCTGGAACTACCCGACCTCCGGCCCGCACCACGAGCCCAGCGCCGAGGCGGTGCTGCGCGAGATCAGCGGGTACGACATCACCACCGGCCGCCCGCTGGCCTCGTACACCGAGCTGAAGGACGACGGCAGTACCGCCTGCGGCTGCTGGATCTACTCCGGGGTGTACGCCGACGGGGTCAACCAGGCCGCCCGCCGCCGCCCCTGGACCGAGCAGACCTGGGTCGCGCCGGAGTGGGGCTGGGCCTGGCCGGCGAACCGGCGGATCCTCTACAACCGGGCCTCGGCCGACCCGCAGGGCCAGCCGTGGAGCGAACGCAAGGCGTACATCCGGTGGGACGCCGACGCGGGCGCCTGGACCGGGCCCGACGTGCCGGACTTCGAGAAGACCAAACCACCGTCGTACCGGCCGCCGGAGGGGGCGGTCGGGATCGCGGCGCTCGCCGGCGACGACCCGTTCATCATGCAGGGCGACGGAAAGGGCTGGCTGTACGCGCCCGCCGGTGCCCTCGACGGGCCGCTGCCGACACACTACGAACCCGGCGAGTCGCCGATCCGCAACCCGCTCTACGACCAGCAGGCCAACCCGGTCCGCAAGCTCTACCCACGGCCGGACAACCCGATCAACCCGAGCCCGCCGGACCCGCACACCGGCGTCTACCCGTACGTGTTCACGGTCAACCGGCTCACCGAGCACCACACCGCCGGCGGGATGAGCCGTAACGTCGGCTACCTCAGCGAGCTACAGCCCGAGATGTTCGTCGAGGTCTCCCCGGAACTGGCCAGGGAGCGCGGCCTGACCCACCTGGGCTGGGCGCACCTGATCACCAGCCGGGCGGCGATCGAGGCACGGGTGCTGGTCACCGACCGGCTCACCCCGCTGCGCGTCGACGGCCGGACGCTGCACCAGGTCGGACTGCCGTACCACTGGGGCGGCGAGGGCATCGTGCGCGGCGACTCGGCCAACGACCTGGTCGGCATCGTCCTGGACCCGAACGTCCTGATCCAGGAGAGCAAGGTCGGCACCTGCGACGTACGGCCCGGTCGGCGCCCCCACGGTAGGCGGCTGCTCGCGCTCGTCGCCGAGTACCGGGGCCGGGCCGGCCTGGACAACGGAAGGGTCTGA
- a CDS encoding 4Fe-4S dicluster domain-containing protein has translation MPDAAHWSAAVDPAPDAGYPDAPPRMGFFTDTSVCIGCKACEVACKEWNAVPQQGLDLLGMSYDNTGALSANSWRHVAFIEQARPAGGHQPALAGTPAGPPASPTSAAIAARSPVDTGTRPGTPPAPEPSAAARMALGEPEFLGMPGSVPPGRQRGGDRSDLRWLMLSDVCKHCTHAACLDVCPTGSLFRTEFGTVVVQQDICNGCGYCIPACPYGVIDQRRDDGRAWKCTLCYDRIGANLTPACAQACPTESIQYGPLDELRQRARSRVERLHLAGTPEARLYGHDPADGVGGDGAFFLLLDEPEVYGLPPDPVVTTRDLPLMWRHAAVAGLTMIAAVVVAFVGHRR, from the coding sequence ATGCCCGACGCCGCCCACTGGTCCGCCGCCGTCGACCCCGCCCCGGACGCCGGCTACCCCGACGCACCGCCCCGGATGGGCTTCTTCACCGACACCAGCGTCTGCATCGGCTGCAAGGCCTGCGAGGTCGCCTGCAAGGAGTGGAACGCCGTACCGCAGCAGGGCCTGGACCTGCTCGGCATGTCCTACGACAACACCGGCGCGCTGAGCGCCAACTCGTGGCGGCACGTCGCCTTCATCGAGCAGGCCCGCCCGGCCGGGGGACACCAACCCGCCCTCGCCGGCACCCCGGCCGGACCGCCGGCAAGCCCCACCTCCGCGGCGATCGCCGCCCGCAGCCCGGTCGACACCGGAACCCGACCGGGTACGCCGCCGGCTCCGGAACCGTCCGCCGCTGCCCGGATGGCGCTGGGCGAGCCGGAGTTCCTCGGCATGCCCGGTTCCGTGCCACCGGGGCGCCAGCGCGGCGGCGACCGGTCCGACCTGCGCTGGTTGATGCTGTCCGACGTGTGCAAGCACTGCACCCACGCCGCCTGCCTGGACGTCTGTCCGACCGGGTCGCTGTTCCGGACCGAGTTCGGCACGGTCGTGGTGCAGCAGGACATCTGCAACGGCTGCGGCTACTGCATCCCGGCCTGCCCGTACGGGGTGATCGACCAGCGGCGCGACGACGGTCGGGCGTGGAAGTGCACCCTCTGCTACGACCGGATCGGCGCCAACCTCACCCCGGCCTGCGCCCAGGCCTGCCCGACCGAGTCCATCCAGTACGGCCCGCTCGACGAACTGCGCCAACGGGCCCGGTCCCGGGTCGAGCGGCTGCACCTCGCCGGCACCCCGGAAGCCCGGCTGTACGGGCACGACCCGGCCGACGGCGTCGGCGGTGACGGCGCCTTCTTCCTGCTCCTCGACGAACCCGAGGTGTACGGCCTCCCGCCCGACCCGGTGGTCACCACCCGTGACCTGCCCCTGATGTGGCGGCACGCCGCCGTCGCCGGACTGACCATGATCGCCGCGGTCGTCGTCGCGTTCGTCGGGCACCGGCGATGA